The Cronobacter sakazakii genome has a window encoding:
- the fliD gene encoding flagellar filament capping protein FliD, with protein MATISNLGVGSNLGLADLYDKLEAAEQTKLTVITKQQSTYNTQLSAYSKLQSSLQSLQTATAALGKTATWNSTSVSSTNTAFAATTTSDAMTGDYTVNVKQMAKAQVLTSGSIASSTTQLGATTGTTRTVTISQLGTSKPLTVSLADGDTSLNGIAKAINKAGGNVSASVIKASDGDFRLMLTSKTTGTSNDMTVTVTGDDTLQGIIGFDSSTKTGALSIQTASQNAKVVVNDIEIERSTNVISDALPGTTLTLKAQSTANETLSVTRATDANKKAVTDWVTAYNALQSTIASVTKYVKVDKGDTQSSSNGALIGDSNVRSIQSQLRSTLTQVQSGSIAIMAQLGITQDPVLAADGAAGVLKVDDAKLTKALTENPDAVQAYFVGDGKATGMAMQMNNTLTSMLSTTTGKEGVIQNAKDSINDTLKSLDKRYTAMEASIEATMARYKSQFSNLDSLVNKLNSTSTYLTKQFSSSSS; from the coding sequence ATGGCTACAATCAGTAATCTCGGGGTAGGCTCGAATCTTGGGCTTGCCGATCTGTATGACAAGCTGGAAGCGGCAGAACAAACCAAACTGACGGTTATTACCAAACAGCAGTCGACGTATAACACGCAGTTGAGCGCCTACAGCAAGCTGCAAAGTTCTCTGCAGAGCCTGCAGACCGCGACGGCTGCGCTCGGTAAAACCGCAACATGGAACTCAACCTCGGTCAGTAGCACCAATACCGCGTTTGCGGCGACCACCACCAGCGATGCGATGACCGGTGATTACACCGTCAACGTAAAACAGATGGCGAAAGCGCAGGTACTGACTTCTGGCTCTATCGCCAGCAGCACCACGCAGTTGGGCGCCACCACGGGCACCACCCGTACCGTCACCATCAGCCAGCTGGGCACGTCCAAACCGCTGACCGTTTCTCTGGCTGATGGCGATACCTCGCTGAACGGCATCGCAAAAGCGATTAACAAAGCGGGCGGCAATGTTTCCGCAAGCGTGATTAAGGCGTCTGACGGCGATTTCCGCCTGATGCTGACCTCCAAAACCACCGGTACCAGCAATGACATGACCGTCACGGTCACCGGCGACGATACCCTGCAGGGGATTATCGGCTTCGATTCCAGCACCAAAACCGGTGCGCTCTCCATCCAGACGGCCTCTCAGAACGCCAAAGTGGTGGTGAACGATATCGAAATCGAACGTTCCACCAACGTGATTTCTGACGCGCTGCCGGGCACCACGCTGACGCTGAAAGCGCAGAGCACCGCTAACGAAACGCTCTCCGTGACCCGTGCGACCGACGCCAACAAAAAGGCCGTGACCGACTGGGTCACTGCGTATAACGCGCTGCAGTCCACCATTGCTTCTGTGACCAAGTACGTCAAAGTAGATAAAGGCGATACTCAGTCTTCAAGCAACGGCGCGCTGATCGGCGACAGTAACGTACGTTCCATCCAGTCTCAGCTGCGCAGCACGCTGACCCAGGTGCAGAGCGGCAGTATCGCTATCATGGCACAGCTCGGCATCACACAGGACCCGGTTCTGGCTGCCGACGGCGCCGCTGGCGTGCTGAAAGTTGACGATGCGAAACTGACTAAAGCGCTGACCGAAAACCCGGACGCCGTTCAGGCGTACTTCGTGGGCGACGGTAAAGCGACCGGTATGGCCATGCAGATGAATAACACCCTGACCTCCATGCTGAGCACCACCACCGGCAAAGAAGGCGTTATTCAGAATGCGAAAGACAGTATTAACGACACGCTGAAATCGCTGGATAAGCGCTATACCGCGATGGAAGCTTCTATTGAAGCCACCATGGCGCGTTATAAGTCACAGTTTAGCAACCTGGATTCCCTGGTAAACAAACTGAACAGCACCTCAACGTACCTGACTAAACAGTTCTCCTCTTCAAGCAGTTAA
- a CDS encoding flagellin N-terminal helical domain-containing protein — translation MSVINTNLLSLTTQNNLNKSQSALGTAIERLSSGLRINSAKDDAAGQAIANRMTSQVKGMTQAARNANDGISLVQTAEGNLNEINTNLQRIRELAVQAANDTNGSSDLTSVNTEITQRLAEIDRIAGGANFNGKKLLDGSVTSSLNIQVGAGVSANDTIGIGSNALINATSGSLDTNLKTTISDNASAKSVISAADAAIAKIDGARSNMGAIQNRFESTINNLNNSINNLSAAQSRIQDADYATEVSNMSRAQILQQAGTSVLSQANQVPQSMLSLLR, via the coding sequence ATGTCAGTTATCAATACTAACCTTTTGTCCCTGACCACTCAGAACAACCTGAACAAATCTCAGTCTGCTCTGGGCACTGCTATCGAGCGTCTGTCCTCTGGTCTGCGTATCAACAGCGCGAAAGATGACGCTGCTGGCCAGGCGATTGCTAACCGTATGACCTCTCAGGTTAAAGGTATGACCCAGGCTGCTCGTAACGCAAACGACGGCATCTCCCTGGTTCAGACCGCTGAAGGTAACCTGAACGAAATCAACACCAACTTACAGCGTATCCGTGAGCTGGCTGTTCAGGCTGCAAACGACACCAACGGTTCCAGCGACCTGACTTCTGTAAACACTGAAATCACTCAGCGTCTGGCAGAAATCGACCGTATCGCTGGTGGTGCTAACTTCAACGGTAAAAAACTGCTGGATGGCTCTGTTACTTCTTCTCTGAACATTCAGGTTGGTGCAGGTGTTTCTGCTAACGATACTATCGGTATCGGCAGCAATGCCCTGATCAACGCGACTTCTGGTAGCCTGGATACTAACCTGAAGACTACTATCTCTGATAACGCCTCTGCTAAATCAGTAATTTCTGCTGCTGACGCTGCTATCGCTAAAATTGATGGTGCTCGTTCTAACATGGGTGCGATTCAGAACCGTTTTGAATCTACCATCAACAACCTGAACAACTCTATCAACAACCTGTCTGCGGCACAGTCCCGTATTCAGGACGCTGACTACGCGACCGAAGTTTCTAACATGTCTCGCGCTCAGATCCTGCAACAGGCTGGTACTTCTGTACTGTCTCAGGCAAACCAGGTTCCGCAGTCCATGCTGTCCCTGCTGCGTTAA
- a CDS encoding O-linked N-acetylglucosamine transferase family protein, with the protein MNDVKILYPEHRISPAALHASAALNHVAATLPAFSRVLEIGCGAGEALIAHARAWPNSIALGIDLDEARIGEGQQQIQASGLTNIELFAAGLGDLLAVSPGEFDYIIIHGRFSHTDDDTRDALLRWCRQHLSAQGIIAYHAVVLSDNDDKTTLRNALAFHSARAASEAEQLSSARAMLGYLAMTLPDGALKTQVTDAEALDDLSLRRRYLTGDAAAGDYTDFADAMQALDLDCIGDALAQTDLAASYGERQQQLHAMIAGQSDRHSARQYLDFAVNRRERFTLLCATGTAQPAFVPDLAVLESLHWAGNFTRVFTINEQPIRGHISQSGVLVHTENPVTLQIFDLLGGAWPMSLSVDQLIFNCRLPERPGDDTRKLVLESLRDLFLNNLDGLYWSAAPGPYNLADNDVLMPIAPLAQTDKDTRIMNLWGEAVTVTPAQARWLRDGMRATDEDAWAIFTALRLRGVLKGSPLAWKNAIQPFLRTGKVAWLKQCINTLLLLSVSEKRGGLLYSETNLDADSQTDSIHMDAVYEEANRLIGKGMAKEARDYTRALLEDDPQNMHILRCYSRTCVLTSAWDEALDALCRLMGHYFSSLDIYYDLATALQKTFDHFNARKVVRGLLRLDEKNAGFWNSLGAIYHASGEVTLAEKCAREAFRFQPRNPRYLGMMGVVLSDNQKLDEARYFLEKSLEIAPEDFDCFTSLLFVMTHDNRVSTQELLAKHRDYGERVTAAAARSALELPLNNVKDPNRKLRVGFVSGDLRDHPVSNFLLPFWDSFDRTQFELVGYNAAPMADEVTDHLSAGAVLWRDVYQLSDRELARQINDDGVDILIDLSGHTTWTRLPMFALRPAPLQMTWIGYPGTTGVPAMDYRVISSTLASPPGLAEQFTEQILWVPMRKIFEPHPQSPDVNPLPALRNGHLTFASFNRPKKINDEVLELWAQILVRAPSAKLLMGFMADDEMIAMMTRRLTHFGARPEQLIFRTRTGLIEYLEYHHHIDILLDAFPYTGGTTTNHGAWMGVPTLTLCGETMAGRQGVENMNSYGLAEFVANDKADYVEKALSWQGRFEELNAIRLSMRSRIPTDNAGGFRVADTFEKGLREAWKIYCNGEAPRSFFVEE; encoded by the coding sequence ATGAATGATGTGAAGATACTCTACCCGGAACACCGCATTAGCCCTGCCGCGCTGCACGCCAGCGCCGCGCTCAACCATGTGGCGGCGACGCTGCCTGCGTTCTCACGCGTGCTGGAGATTGGCTGCGGGGCAGGCGAGGCGCTCATCGCCCACGCCCGCGCCTGGCCGAACAGCATCGCGCTTGGGATCGATCTTGATGAAGCGCGTATCGGTGAAGGGCAGCAACAGATCCAGGCAAGCGGGCTGACCAATATTGAGCTGTTCGCCGCGGGTCTTGGCGATCTGCTGGCGGTGTCGCCGGGCGAGTTTGATTACATCATCATTCACGGGCGTTTTTCTCACACCGACGACGACACGCGCGACGCGCTGCTGCGCTGGTGCCGTCAGCACCTGTCCGCGCAGGGCATTATTGCGTATCACGCGGTTGTGCTGTCGGACAACGATGATAAGACGACGTTGCGCAACGCGCTGGCGTTCCACAGTGCGCGTGCCGCAAGCGAGGCGGAACAGCTTTCCTCTGCGCGCGCCATGCTCGGCTATCTGGCGATGACGCTGCCGGATGGCGCGCTGAAAACCCAGGTGACGGACGCCGAGGCGCTGGATGATCTCTCTCTCCGCCGGCGTTACCTGACTGGCGACGCGGCGGCGGGCGACTATACCGATTTCGCCGACGCGATGCAGGCGCTGGATCTGGATTGTATCGGCGACGCGCTGGCGCAGACCGACCTTGCCGCGTCTTACGGCGAACGTCAGCAGCAGCTGCACGCGATGATTGCCGGGCAGAGCGATCGCCACAGCGCCCGTCAGTATCTCGATTTCGCGGTCAACCGCCGCGAACGTTTCACGCTGCTCTGCGCGACGGGCACGGCGCAGCCTGCCTTCGTGCCGGATCTGGCTGTACTGGAATCGCTGCACTGGGCGGGTAATTTTACCCGTGTATTTACTATTAACGAACAACCGATTCGCGGTCATATTTCGCAGTCCGGCGTGCTTGTTCATACCGAAAACCCGGTGACGCTGCAAATTTTCGACCTGCTGGGCGGTGCCTGGCCGATGAGCCTGAGCGTCGATCAACTGATTTTTAACTGCCGTTTGCCGGAGCGACCGGGCGATGACACCCGCAAGCTGGTGCTGGAATCGCTGCGCGATCTCTTTTTGAACAATCTCGACGGGCTCTACTGGAGCGCCGCGCCGGGGCCGTATAACCTGGCAGATAACGATGTCTTAATGCCGATTGCGCCGCTTGCGCAAACCGATAAAGACACCCGCATCATGAACCTGTGGGGCGAGGCGGTGACCGTCACGCCCGCGCAGGCGCGCTGGCTGCGCGACGGTATGCGCGCCACCGATGAAGACGCTTGGGCGATCTTTACCGCGCTGCGTCTTCGCGGCGTGCTGAAAGGCTCGCCGCTGGCGTGGAAAAACGCCATCCAGCCCTTCCTGCGCACTGGCAAGGTGGCGTGGCTGAAGCAATGTATTAATACGCTGCTGCTGTTAAGCGTCAGCGAGAAGCGCGGCGGCCTGCTGTATAGCGAAACCAATCTGGACGCTGACAGCCAGACCGACAGCATCCACATGGATGCTGTGTATGAAGAGGCGAACCGGCTGATTGGCAAAGGCATGGCGAAAGAGGCGCGCGACTACACCCGCGCGCTGCTGGAAGACGATCCGCAGAATATGCACATCCTGCGCTGCTACTCGCGCACCTGCGTGCTGACTAGCGCGTGGGACGAAGCGCTGGACGCGCTCTGCCGCCTGATGGGCCATTACTTCTCAAGCCTTGATATCTATTACGATCTGGCGACCGCTCTGCAAAAAACATTTGACCATTTCAACGCCCGCAAAGTAGTGCGTGGCCTGCTGCGCCTGGATGAGAAAAACGCCGGGTTCTGGAATTCGCTTGGAGCTATCTACCATGCCAGTGGTGAGGTGACGCTTGCTGAAAAATGCGCCCGCGAGGCGTTCCGCTTCCAGCCGCGCAACCCGCGCTATCTGGGAATGATGGGCGTGGTGCTGAGCGACAACCAGAAGCTCGATGAAGCGCGTTACTTCCTGGAAAAATCACTGGAGATAGCGCCAGAGGATTTTGACTGCTTCACCAGCCTGCTGTTTGTGATGACGCACGATAACCGCGTCAGCACGCAGGAACTGCTGGCGAAGCACCGCGACTATGGCGAGCGCGTCACGGCCGCCGCCGCGCGCAGCGCGCTCGAACTGCCGCTGAACAACGTTAAAGACCCCAACCGCAAGCTGCGCGTCGGGTTTGTCTCAGGCGATCTACGCGATCATCCTGTTAGTAACTTCTTGTTACCGTTCTGGGATTCGTTTGACCGCACGCAGTTTGAGCTGGTGGGCTATAACGCCGCGCCGATGGCAGACGAGGTCACCGATCACCTGAGCGCAGGCGCCGTGCTATGGCGCGACGTCTATCAGTTAAGCGATCGCGAGCTGGCGCGTCAGATCAATGACGATGGCGTGGACATTCTTATCGATCTCTCCGGGCACACGACCTGGACGCGGCTGCCGATGTTCGCGCTGCGCCCGGCGCCGCTGCAAATGACCTGGATTGGCTACCCCGGCACCACCGGCGTACCAGCAATGGATTACCGTGTTATCTCGTCGACGCTCGCCAGCCCCCCCGGTCTTGCTGAACAGTTTACCGAGCAGATCCTCTGGGTGCCGATGCGCAAAATTTTCGAGCCGCACCCGCAAAGCCCGGATGTGAATCCTCTGCCGGCGCTGCGTAACGGCCATCTGACGTTTGCGAGCTTCAACCGCCCGAAAAAGATTAACGATGAGGTGCTCGAACTCTGGGCGCAAATTCTGGTGCGCGCACCGAGCGCGAAGCTGCTGATGGGCTTTATGGCCGATGACGAAATGATAGCGATGATGACGCGCCGTCTGACGCATTTCGGCGCGCGCCCCGAACAGCTCATTTTCAGAACGCGCACCGGGCTTATCGAGTATCTCGAATACCACCATCACATCGATATTTTGCTCGACGCCTTCCCGTATACCGGCGGCACTACCACCAACCACGGCGCGTGGATGGGCGTGCCGACGCTCACCCTCTGCGGCGAGACGATGGCGGGGCGTCAGGGCGTAGAAAATATGAATAGCTATGGACTGGCGGAATTTGTTGCGAATGATAAAGCGGACTACGTCGAAAAAGCGCTCTCCTGGCAGGGCCGTTTTGAAGAGCTGAACGCGATTCGCCTCTCCATGCGCAGCCGTATTCCGACTGATAACGCCGGTGGGTTCCGGGTGGCTGACACCTTTGAAAAAGGGCTGCGCGAGGCGTGGAAAATTTACTGTAACGGAGAAGCGCCGCGTTCGTTCTTCGTTGAGGAATAA
- a CDS encoding DegT/DnrJ/EryC1/StrS family aminotransferase: protein MQNLFVTSPLLPPLEEFIPYLEQIWENKYLTNGGPFHQELETRLAEYLGVEHLCLFSNGTLALLTALQALRITGEVITTPYSFVATSHSLLWNGLTPVFADIDPVTCNIDPNKIEQLITPATSAILPVHCYGLPCDVDKIQSIADAWGLKVIYDAAHAFGVKKNHQSILNCGDLSILSFHATKVFNTFEGGAIICPDARMKQRIDYLKNFGFAGETTVVAPGINAKMNEVQAAFGLVQLGHIDNALANRAAIHDRYCEWLADIPGIETFSAPDDVEWNHSYFPIRVNDDFPVSRDALYEALKAENIYSRRYFYPLISAFSMYRHLPSAQPQHLPIATGIAERILCLPIFPDLTEEDQRRVVDAIRAQAALGLAEKVA, encoded by the coding sequence ATGCAAAATCTATTTGTCACCAGCCCGCTGCTGCCGCCGCTGGAAGAGTTTATCCCGTATCTTGAGCAGATCTGGGAAAACAAATACCTGACCAACGGCGGTCCGTTTCATCAGGAGCTGGAGACCCGGCTCGCGGAGTATCTCGGCGTGGAACACCTCTGCCTGTTTTCCAACGGCACGCTGGCGCTCCTGACCGCGCTGCAGGCGCTGCGCATTACGGGTGAAGTGATTACTACCCCGTATTCGTTCGTCGCCACCTCCCACTCGCTGCTGTGGAACGGCCTGACGCCGGTTTTCGCCGATATCGACCCGGTCACCTGCAACATCGATCCGAACAAAATCGAACAGCTGATCACGCCAGCGACCTCGGCTATCCTGCCGGTCCACTGCTACGGCCTGCCGTGTGACGTCGACAAAATTCAGTCCATCGCCGACGCCTGGGGCCTGAAGGTGATTTACGACGCCGCGCATGCGTTTGGCGTGAAGAAAAACCACCAGAGCATCCTGAACTGCGGAGATCTGTCGATCCTGAGCTTCCACGCCACCAAAGTTTTCAACACCTTTGAAGGCGGGGCAATTATTTGCCCGGACGCGCGCATGAAACAGCGCATCGACTACCTGAAAAACTTCGGCTTTGCCGGAGAAACGACCGTTGTGGCGCCGGGTATCAACGCCAAAATGAACGAAGTGCAGGCGGCATTCGGCCTGGTGCAGCTTGGACATATCGATAACGCGCTGGCGAACCGCGCGGCTATCCACGACCGCTACTGCGAGTGGCTCGCCGATATCCCTGGCATCGAAACCTTCAGCGCGCCGGATGATGTTGAGTGGAACCACTCTTACTTCCCGATCCGCGTGAACGACGATTTCCCGGTCAGCCGCGACGCGCTCTATGAAGCGCTGAAAGCCGAAAATATTTACTCGCGCCGCTACTTCTACCCGCTTATCAGCGCGTTCTCGATGTACCGACATCTGCCGTCGGCGCAGCCGCAACATCTGCCGATAGCGACGGGTATCGCCGAGCGTATTTTGTGTCTGCCGATTTTCCCGGATCTGACCGAAGAGGATCAGCGCCGCGTGGTGGATGCTATCCGCGCGCAGGCCGCGCTCGGCCTTGCGGAGAAAGTGGCATGA
- a CDS encoding NeuD/PglB/VioB family sugar acetyltransferase: MKLGIYGAGGLGREVLMLARAINQCTSRWSEIFFIDDVTDAQEVYGAAVVRFDARPAECEVAIAIGEPALRQRLAQKLAGNAPLATLIHPNVDVPSQSEIRAGAIIFEGVFISCGVAIGENALILPRAYISHDCAIGAHSVVAGLVALGGYVKIGERAFLGMNSCVKEQIHIGNDAIVGMGAAVVNDVADTTIVAGTPAKMMRQNIEGKVFK, translated from the coding sequence ATGAAGCTTGGCATTTACGGCGCGGGCGGGTTAGGGCGCGAGGTGCTGATGCTGGCGCGCGCCATTAACCAGTGTACGTCGCGCTGGAGCGAGATTTTCTTTATTGACGACGTAACCGACGCGCAGGAGGTCTACGGCGCGGCGGTGGTGCGTTTTGACGCGCGTCCTGCTGAGTGCGAAGTGGCTATCGCCATTGGCGAACCTGCGCTGCGCCAGCGTCTGGCGCAAAAGCTCGCAGGCAACGCGCCGCTTGCGACACTGATTCACCCGAATGTCGATGTCCCGTCGCAAAGCGAGATCCGCGCAGGCGCGATCATTTTTGAGGGAGTATTTATTTCTTGCGGCGTTGCGATTGGTGAAAACGCATTAATTCTGCCTCGAGCATACATCAGTCATGACTGCGCTATTGGCGCGCACAGTGTAGTAGCAGGATTAGTGGCACTTGGGGGGTATGTGAAGATAGGCGAACGTGCTTTTCTCGGTATGAATAGCTGTGTGAAAGAGCAAATCCACATCGGTAACGACGCTATCGTTGGCATGGGAGCGGCAGTAGTCAATGACGTGGCAGATACCACTATTGTTGCAGGTACCCCAGCAAAAATGATGCGTCAGAATATAGAGGGCAAAGTATTTAAATAG
- a CDS encoding acyl-CoA reductase, protein MRAYSDVVSLAFWCRPASLEKLRQEFMPQGITQGRGVAFHIAPSNVAVNFAFSLAAGLLTGNANIVRLSSKPFPQTALICDALKGALAQVPSMAASLCLVQYPHDAALTDYFSALCDARLIWGGDRTISEVRHSALRPRAVDIAFADRYSFAVIDADAWLAAPDKARLLEAFYNDTLLTAQQACTAAKMVVWTGERTDEARAQFWPAFRDWCGERYAPLPATAVSNLAWFCAQTVNDPTLRRIAQPDNRVFLAQTDVPDGALLADHHQSGVFIEYVAQDLLDIAPLCGEKCQTIVTFGVDPEEFQRFLAVAKPRGVDRVVPLGQSMQFSLLWDGYPLADMLTRRLTLISY, encoded by the coding sequence GTGCGCGCCTACAGCGATGTGGTGAGCCTCGCGTTCTGGTGTCGTCCGGCGTCGCTTGAGAAATTGCGCCAGGAATTTATGCCGCAGGGCATTACCCAAGGCCGCGGCGTGGCGTTTCATATCGCGCCGTCCAACGTGGCGGTGAACTTCGCGTTTTCGCTGGCGGCGGGGTTGCTCACCGGCAACGCCAATATCGTCAGGCTCTCCTCAAAACCGTTCCCCCAGACCGCGCTGATTTGCGACGCGCTGAAAGGGGCACTGGCACAGGTGCCGTCGATGGCGGCGAGCCTCTGTCTTGTGCAGTACCCGCACGACGCGGCGCTGACGGATTATTTCTCCGCGCTCTGTGACGCGCGGCTTATCTGGGGCGGCGATCGCACGATCAGCGAGGTGCGCCACTCGGCGCTGCGCCCGCGCGCGGTGGATATCGCCTTTGCGGATCGTTACTCCTTTGCGGTGATCGACGCCGACGCGTGGCTTGCGGCACCGGATAAAGCGCGCCTGCTGGAAGCATTTTATAACGATACGTTACTGACCGCGCAGCAGGCGTGTACGGCCGCGAAAATGGTGGTGTGGACCGGCGAGCGTACCGATGAAGCCCGCGCGCAGTTCTGGCCCGCGTTTCGCGACTGGTGCGGCGAGCGCTACGCGCCGCTGCCTGCGACGGCCGTGAGCAATCTGGCGTGGTTTTGCGCCCAGACTGTCAACGACCCGACGCTCAGGCGCATCGCGCAGCCGGATAATCGTGTTTTCCTGGCGCAAACTGACGTGCCGGATGGCGCGTTGCTGGCGGATCATCACCAGAGCGGCGTGTTTATTGAATATGTGGCGCAGGATCTGCTGGACATCGCGCCGCTGTGCGGGGAGAAGTGCCAGACGATCGTCACGTTTGGTGTCGATCCTGAGGAATTTCAACGCTTTCTGGCGGTCGCGAAACCGCGCGGCGTCGATCGCGTGGTGCCTCTGGGGCAGAGTATGCAGTTTTCTTTGCTGTGGGACGGGTATCCGCTGGCCGATATGCTGACCCGCCGTTTAACTTTAATTTCTTATTAA
- a CDS encoding RNA polymerase sigma factor FliA — protein sequence MNSLYTADGVMDKHSLWQRYVPLVRHEALRLQVRLPASVELDDLLQAGGIGLLNAVERYDALQGTAFTTYAVQRIRGAMLDELRSRDWVPRSVRRNAREVAQAIGQLEQELGRNATELEVAERLSIPLEEYRQMLLDTNNSQLFSYDEWREEHGDSIELVTEDNQNENPLHQLLESNLRERVMEAIESLPEREQMVLTLYYQEELNLKEIGAVLEVGESRVSQLHSQSIKRLRTKLGKL from the coding sequence GTGAATTCTCTCTATACCGCTGATGGTGTAATGGATAAACACTCGCTCTGGCAGCGTTATGTCCCGCTGGTGCGTCACGAAGCGTTGCGCCTGCAGGTGCGTTTGCCGGCGAGCGTCGAACTGGACGATTTGTTACAGGCGGGCGGCATCGGCTTGCTGAATGCTGTAGAACGCTACGACGCCCTGCAAGGAACGGCATTTACCACTTACGCAGTGCAGCGTATACGTGGCGCGATGCTGGACGAGCTGCGCAGCCGTGACTGGGTGCCGCGCAGTGTCCGACGCAACGCGCGCGAGGTGGCGCAGGCAATAGGCCAACTGGAGCAGGAACTGGGACGTAACGCGACGGAACTGGAGGTCGCAGAGCGACTGAGTATCCCGCTTGAAGAATATCGTCAGATGTTGCTCGACACGAACAACAGTCAGCTGTTCTCGTATGACGAATGGCGTGAAGAGCATGGCGATAGCATCGAACTGGTGACGGAAGATAACCAGAACGAAAACCCGCTGCATCAACTGCTGGAAAGCAATTTGCGCGAGCGTGTTATGGAAGCGATTGAATCGCTGCCGGAGCGCGAGCAGATGGTGCTGACGCTGTACTACCAGGAAGAGCTGAATCTCAAAGAGATTGGCGCGGTACTGGAAGTGGGCGAGTCAAGGGTGAGCCAGTTGCATAGCCAGTCCATCAAACGTCTGCGTACCAAGCTGGGTAAGCTATAG
- the fliZ gene encoding flagella biosynthesis regulatory protein FliZ, whose protein sequence is MTAQQPKRRPLSRYLKDFKHSQTHCAHCHKLLDRITLVHRGEIVNKIAIAALDTLLDEATWEQEKQDWVALCRFCGDLHCKEQSNYFDIIGFKQYLFEQTDMSHGTIREYVVRLRRLGAHLTQRQVPLSLARQDNLDEHLEAWLPLTSTNNYRIALRKYAQYQQLSSLPTEKTDSTATSDIY, encoded by the coding sequence ATGACGGCGCAGCAACCTAAAAGGCGGCCCCTGAGCCGCTACCTTAAAGATTTCAAGCACTCACAGACGCATTGTGCGCATTGTCACAAGCTGCTGGACCGCATTACGCTGGTTCATCGCGGCGAAATTGTGAACAAGATAGCGATCGCTGCGCTCGACACGCTGCTTGACGAGGCCACCTGGGAGCAGGAAAAGCAGGACTGGGTGGCGCTTTGCCGCTTCTGTGGCGATCTGCATTGTAAAGAGCAGAGCAACTACTTCGATATCATCGGCTTTAAGCAATATCTCTTCGAGCAAACCGATATGAGCCACGGCACAATCCGCGAATATGTGGTGCGCCTGCGCCGTCTCGGCGCGCATCTCACCCAACGCCAGGTGCCGCTCTCGCTTGCCCGTCAGGATAATCTTGACGAGCATCTTGAGGCGTGGCTGCCGCTCACCAGTACCAACAATTATCGTATTGCGCTTCGTAAGTATGCCCAGTATCAGCAGCTCTCGTCATTGCCGACAGAGAAAACCGACTCAACGGCAACTTCTGATATATATTAA
- the tcyJ gene encoding cystine ABC transporter substrate-binding protein: MKLALLGRQALMGVMAVALVAGMSVKTYAAENLLNKVKERGTLLVGLEGTYPPFSFQGDDGKLTGFEVEFAEALAKHLGVKASLKPTKWDGMLASLDSKRIDVVINQVTISDERKKKYDFSTPYTVSGIQALVKKENADSIKTAADLKGKKVGVGLGTNYEEWLRQNVQGVDIRTYDDDPTKYQDLRVGRIDAILVDRLAALDLVKKTNNTLAAAGEPFSRQEAGVAIRKGNDDFVKAVDNAIAEMQKDGTLKKISEKWFGADVTK; encoded by the coding sequence ATGAAACTTGCACTTTTGGGTCGTCAGGCGCTGATGGGCGTTATGGCGGTCGCGCTGGTCGCGGGCATGAGCGTGAAAACCTATGCTGCGGAAAATTTGCTGAATAAAGTTAAAGAACGCGGCACGCTGCTGGTGGGGCTTGAAGGCACTTATCCGCCGTTTAGCTTCCAGGGCGATGACGGTAAGCTGACCGGCTTTGAAGTGGAGTTCGCCGAGGCGCTCGCGAAGCACCTGGGCGTGAAAGCCTCGCTTAAACCGACCAAATGGGACGGGATGCTGGCGTCGCTGGACTCTAAGCGTATCGACGTGGTGATTAACCAGGTCACCATCTCCGATGAGCGCAAGAAAAAATATGATTTCTCAACGCCGTATACCGTTTCCGGTATTCAGGCGCTGGTGAAGAAAGAGAACGCCGACAGCATTAAAACCGCGGCCGATCTCAAGGGTAAAAAAGTGGGCGTTGGTCTTGGCACCAACTACGAAGAGTGGCTGCGCCAGAACGTGCAGGGCGTGGATATCCGCACCTATGACGACGACCCGACCAAATATCAGGATCTGCGCGTAGGCCGTATCGACGCCATTCTGGTGGACCGCCTGGCGGCGCTGGATCTGGTGAAGAAGACCAACAACACGCTGGCCGCGGCCGGTGAACCGTTCTCTCGTCAGGAAGCGGGCGTGGCTATCCGCAAAGGCAACGACGATTTCGTCAAGGCCGTTGATAACGCCATCGCCGAGATGCAGAAAGATGGCACGCTCAAGAAAATCTCTGAGAAGTGGTTTGGCGCGGACGTGACTAAATAA